The sequence below is a genomic window from Colletotrichum destructivum chromosome 4, complete sequence.
GCTCAGCGGGGTGGACAATTCCAGTTTCCAAGCAACACCGGAATCAGAACTGCACATCTGACATCCCACCTCACTTTTGGTTCCCCATCATAGCAATTGGCCCAAGAACCCGGAGGGTATCGTGCTAACGCCACAACAATGGAATTGGCGGCAGCGCCTTCCCGCTTGACGCCCCGCCTCGTCTGTAAAAAGACGCACCTGCTTGGATTGAGTGGATGGGAAGCAACGGAGGCATGGGGGAAGAAAGGGTGTGTCAGTCAGTGTCCGTGTCGGTGTCAGTCAAGTCACTCACCCACCCGCGCTCACCACCTGGCGTCGACCGGGCAATCATCCATTCACCACCTAAATCACCGAGTCACCTCACCCGTTCTCGGGGCCTCACTGGAGTATGGAACCACCCCTGCGGAGTGCCCGTACCTGGTACCCCCCTAActcgccgcctcgcctcACACTGACCTCACACCTCCCTCTGGTTTGATCCTGCTCCAGCTGCTCCAgccatggccgccggcgctgcctTGCGTTGGATAAGGTCGACCGGGAAAGACCACCCCACCATCTTTCGCTCAACCAAATTTACTATATCTCTCGCGCCCTTCCACCACCTCCCCTCCTTTCCGtccctccttctttctctcttctcttgcCATTGAAAACTCTCCACACACATCAATCCATCTCTGATCTCGTCGAACACTCCGACGTGATACTATTCAAAGGTAAGCTATGCCCAGCTCCTGACAGCTCCCCCTTCTCGAAGCTATTGCTTTGCACATTCCTACCATCCCGCCGTCACCCCACCTCCCTCAGTGTCGACAAATACCCCGCCTACGCGTCAGAACTCCATCACTCAGCGTCACCCCGAGAAAACTTTACTGACGCTTTGCAACCATCAGGACCACCCTAAAATACACACAAGAACAAGACATCATGGCTCCCATCAAGGTCGGCATCAACGGCTTCGGTCGTATCGGTCGCATTGTCTTCCGCAACGCTGTCGAGCACCCCGACGTTGAGATCGTCGCTGTCAACGACCCCTTCATTGAGACCAAGTACGCTGTGAGTACCACCCGCATTACCCTTCCAACAACATGAAACCACGCTTGCCGCTCACTCGCGGCAACATGTGTTCAAGGATTATTGACAAATCCCATCCGAATTGCTCATGGCTGACGCATCATCCCCCCACAGGCCTACATGCTCAAGTACGACTCCACCCACGGCATCTTCAACGGCGACATCAAGCAGGATGGCAACGACCTTGTCATCAACGGCAAGAAGGTTAAGTTCTACACTGAGCGTGACCCCGCTGCCATTCCCTGGAAggacaccggcgccgactaCGTCGTCGAGTCCACTGGTgtcttcaccaccatcgacAAGGCGAAGGCTCATCTCCAGGGCGGTGCCAAGAAGGTCATCATCTCTGCTCCCTCCGCCGATGCCCCCATGTACGTGATGGGTGTCAACGAGAAGACGTacgacggcagcgccgaCGTTATCTCCAACGCTTCTTGCACCACCAACTGCCTGGCTCCCCTCGCCAAGGTCATCAACGACAAGTACACCATCATTGAGGGTCTCATGACCACTGTCCACTCCTACACTGCCACCCAGAAGACCGTTGACGGTCCTTCCGCCAAGGACTGGCGTGGTGGCCGCACCGCTGCTCAGAACATCATTCCCAGCAGCACCGGTGCCGCCAAGGCTGTCGGCAAGGTCATTCCTGAGCTCAACGGCAAGCTCACCGGCATGTCCATGCGTGTGCCTACTGCCAACGTCTCCGTCGTTGACCTGACTGCCCGCATCGAAAAGGGTGCCAGCTACGACGAGATCAAGCAGACCATCAAGGAGGCCGCTGAGGGTCCCCTGAAGGGTAAGCTCCACACCATACTGCTCACGATGAATTGTCCTGAACGTCAGCTAACTTGTCACAGGCGTCTTGGCCTacaccgaggacgacgtcgttTCCACCGACATGATCGGCAACCCCAACTCCTCCATCTTCGATGCCAAGGCCGGTATCTCCCTGAACGACAACTTCGTCAAGCTTGTCTCCTGGTACGACAACGAGTGGGGTTACTCCCGCCGTGTCCTCGACCTTCTTGCCCACGTTGCCAAGGTTGATGCCTCCAAATAAATGTGCGGAACACAGGAGGACGCCGTGGAGAGGAAGCAGGACCCAACGGGTCTTTTAATGAGTTAAAGCAAACGACCAACAAAAGCAGTAAAATGAAGATGGGCAGTCTGGTAGCTGGGAGGGCAACGGAGACGATCTCCAAGGCCGGGAAGGATGATGGTTGTGTCTTTCCCTACGAAACAATACTCCCAAATTACATGTCCGTATGACGTCTATGAAATAGATTATGCCTACCCATCACAGCCCACGCTTATGGTGACTTTTATCGATCGAATGCTGTAAGAAAGCACATGTCCTGTTGTCAGACCATGCTTAGAGGTCCATCagtctggctggctggtgtgTGTTCGAGCTGTGTGAGGGGTTGGATTTTGGTGCGGGGTCGTCTCTCCCGCCTTGACTGGGATCGCCGATTTGATCATACACATCATGCCACACACATCACGAAGTCGAGCCTCTCAGTAACGGTACCTCATCGGTCTGGATTCGAGGACATATGTGTATAACGTTGCTGCTCTCGCATAACTTCCTCGCGCGCATTGGTTTCCGTACGGAACCTACTCTAGAGGAGATGAGAGGGGCCCCCCCGTCCTTCCGGCCATGGCAATGACGCGATGTAGGGTATCGGAGCAAGGGAGAGAGCAAAAGGTAGCGGCAACACGAACATATACATATACCCACGCACTCGGACGGGGTTATCCTCTGTGCGTATTGGAAGAGAAGTACATCCAACTCCGTTCACACATACACATGCAGAGAGCCCTTTCTTATACCGTAGGAAGCCAAGCTTGCAGCCGGCGATGGGAAGCTCTCACAGTCCGAGTTTGATGATTATGCACATTTAACAAGTGAAGGTCGTTCGTAAAACCCTCATTGAGCTCAAGAGATTTGGTCTTCTCATACAATTGCTTATTCACACAACACGGCTGGGCTGTGCTCCGCAAAATGTCCCGCAATCCAACCCCAGACTCCGAGGCCGACTGGCCGCCGGTGTGTGCTCGCCGCTGTCTACTCCCTGCCCATTACATAGTGGGCCAGAGAATAGAGGCTGCCTCATAATACAATCAATTCAGGGAGTCCCCACCCGCCAGGCCCCCCTaatgcccttctcctcctgtcTCGTGGACCGTGGTGCTCGCGTCGTgcgagggcgatgagctCTCCGTCACAGTAAAGGAAGTGTCGTTATCGACCTGGCTCTCCACCGACTTCTTGCCTTCGTCGGCATCCTATGACAACGTTCCGTTGGCGGCTGATACAGTGACCTCGGCCCGCCACGAGACGTTTTCCTCTTGCGTCCACCGGCGCATGACCTTCAATGACGACGACACCGCATCCTCCACGCTCGTCCACGGGCCCATGTTGGTGCGCATCGCAGATGCCTCAACGCGCTCAGCGGCGTCAAAGGCTGATTTCCACACAGCGGACCGGGATCGTTCCGAGTTGATCATCTGCACTGCGTGAGACGCCGGGTCGAGGGACCAGTAGCACTTGATGAGCTCCTCATAAATCACGCCCTGCAACTGCCAAAACAGCGCCTCCAGCGGCCTGCTCTTTCGCACATCGTGACGCATGACGGCAAGTAATGGCAGAATGCTACCCCACTGCTTGGGGTCTTGCGCCTTGTTCTCCATTCGCCGTGACTCGAACAGCGCCCTGAAGCCGACCATGAAAGCCAATGCGGCTTCCAGCCCCAATATCATGCTGAGCTTGTTGTCCGAGTCGGACAATGGGGCACCGCGGTCGCTGTTCTTACGCTCGAGGAGCATGTCGCGCTCATGCTTCAACTTGGTGCCAAGCCTGCTAAACCGGCTCGAGCGATCCCGCAGCGCTTGGATCTTGGATGAGTTCGCAGCATCTCTGCTCTCGTCTCTTGTCTGTGGTCGGTCACGGtccgacgagggcggcgcagcGGGGGTTAGGCCGCTACCGTCCCCGGGAGTATTAACCGAGTTGCTCGATGCCACTCTCGACATTGACGTGGCCGCCtttgatggtgttgaaggCGTGACCAGCTTAGAAGAACCCGGGACGTCCGACATCCTTGGTCGTTTTACCGAGATCGAATCGCCGACATTCTCGGTACTGCCCATGGGTCGTTTCCGCGCCtgaggcggcgccgggggcTCTATACTCACTGAGCGCTCTTTCTTGACCGCATCTTTCCTGGTCGGCAGGGCAAGCAGTCTCTGCACAGACTTTGTGTACTTCTTGCTATACTTGAGCGTGACCATGAACCTGCGCGGCCTGTCCCTGGCCTTTTC
It includes:
- a CDS encoding Putative glyceraldehyde 3-phosphate dehydrogenase, NAD(P) binding domain-containing protein, which encodes MAPIKVGINGFGRIGRIVFRNAVEHPDVEIVAVNDPFIETKYAAYMLKYDSTHGIFNGDIKQDGNDLVINGKKVKFYTERDPAAIPWKDTGADYVVESTGVFTTIDKAKAHLQGGAKKVIISAPSADAPMYVMGVNEKTYDGSADVISNASCTTNCLAPLAKVINDKYTIIEGLMTTVHSYTATQKTVDGPSAKDWRGGRTAAQNIIPSSTGAAKAVGKVIPELNGKLTGMSMRVPTANVSVVDLTARIEKGASYDEIKQTIKEAAEGPLKGVLAYTEDDVVSTDMIGNPNSSIFDAKAGISLNDNFVKLVSWYDNEWGYSRRVLDLLAHVAKVDASK